The window CTGTGTTTGAGCATCCGGCGGCCGAAGGCCGCCGGTTCGCCGTCAGAGCAAAGCTCTGACGAGCCCGCACTCGCTGACGCTCGTGAGGACGCCGGACGCGAACGGAGTGAGCGTCCGGGAGTTTTTCGCGCACGTTTTTGCAAGGGGGGTCGCCTCCGGCGACCCCCCCGCAGTAAAAAGGTGCTAGGCAAGGAAGACGTGGCGCGGCTGGTCGACCAGCACGCGGCCCCGACACCACCTTTTTCTCGTCGGGTAGTTCGCTGCGCTCGCTACCACTCCTCGAAAAACGTGGTCCTCGTGAGCGCAGCGAACGAGGGCTCGAAAGACGAGCGAAGCGAGTCTTTCGGTGGCGAAAAAGCGGACACTCGCTTCGCTCGTGTCCGGCCTCTAAGCCAAGAAGACGTGCCGCGGCTGATCCGTCAGGACTTCCCGCCCCCACTCGACGGTCTCGCGGAACTCGTCGCTGCGGAAGAATTCCATGGCGTCCTCGCGGCTGTCCCACTGGCTGGCGATGAACATGTCGGTCTCGTCCTCGCGGTTGGCCAGCAGCGTGGTCTCGCGGTGGCCGTCCATCTCGGCGAGCAGGCCGCCGACCTCGCGGAAGGTGTCGACGAACTCCTCGCGGTAGTCGGGCTTGACGGCGTAGAACATGCCCATCGTACCGAAGCCGTCGCCGGCGTCGGGGCGGCCGACGACCTCGGGGAGGTCGGTCAGGAACCCGGCGGCGGTGTCCGCGGCGTCCTGGGTGTCCCAGAGGCTGACGACGGCGGTCCGGTTGCCGTCGACGGCCCCGTAGACGGCGGTCTTGACGTGGGTGTCGTAGTGGTCGAAGTTCTCCCGGAGGCCGGCGACTTCGTCGAACAGGTCGTCGGCGTCGGCCTCGGAGTACAGCGCCAGCGCGTAGACGTCCTCGCCGTGGGGCTGGCCGGCGTAGACGTCCTCGTCGGCCAGTTGCTCGCGGATGTCGGCGGCGTCGCCCTGGTCGGTCCCCGCGGCCTCGTTGTCCGTCTCCCCGCCCGCGTCGTCGCTGGCGGCCAGCGGCCCGCCGTAGCGCTCGTCGATGCCGGGCAGGTCGCCGAGGAAGCCCGCGGCCGTCTCGGCGGCCTCCTTCGCGGTCCAGACGCTGACGGCCGCGGCCTGGCCGCCGCCGGCGCGGACGCCGGTCAGCACGTGGCGGTCGTAGTGGTCGAAGTTCTCGCGCAGGCCCTCGATCTCGTCGGCCAGGTCCTCGGCGTCGGCGTCGGAGTAGAAGACCAGCCCGTAGTCGCCGGGGTCGTAGTCGGCGCCGGGGCGGACGCCCAGCGTCGCGAGGCGCTCGGTGGCGTCGTCGACCTCCTGGAAGTCGCCGCCGCCGACCGGCGGGCGACCGCCGGAGGAGTCCGAGTCGTCGCCGTCCGCTTCGTCGTCGCCGTCGTCGGCCGCTCCGCCGTCGTCGCTGGCGGCCTCGCCGCCGTGCGGGTGGTCGCCCTCGGCGGCGGAGCCGGGGTGGACGCTGCCGGCGTGGCCCGCGTCGGCGGCGTGGCCGTCCGCGGCGGTCGTGCCGTTGGCGGACGCCGCCGCTGCCCGCTCCTCGCCCTCACCGGTGGGCACGCGCTCGCCGGCCAGCACGGCCGGGAGATCCGCCGGCGGGAAGCGCCGGCCCACGTAGAAGGGGCCGAACTCGGCGTACTTCGAGGAGGAGGGGTCGAACCGCATCCGCGTCAGCAGGTCCTTGATGTCGGTCATGTCGTCGGCCCACAGGGTGATGCCCCACTCCCAGTCGTCCAGGCCCGTGGAGCCGGCGATCATCTGCTTGACTCGGCCGCCGTACTCGCGGCCGATCTCGCCGTGGCGCTTGATGTGCTCGGCCCGCTCCTCGAAGGGCAGGTCGTACCAGTTCTGGTCGGGCTGGCGGCGCTTGTCCATCGGGTAGAAGCAGACGAACTCCTCGTCGGGCACGTCCGGGTGGATGCGCGACCGGATGTACTGGGCCAGCCCGGAGTCCTCGTCGAGGTCGCCCTCGAAGTACTCCCGGGACTTCTCGGTGTAGCCCGACGCCTCCGTGACCGAGACGTACGACTCGGCCCGCTCGGTGAAGCGGGCGAATTCCGTCTGTTCGAAGCGCCGCTCGGCGGCGTCGAGGTCGGCCATCGTCGGCCGGAGGTGCAGGACCATGAGGTCGGCGTCGGCCCCGAGGACGGTGTAGACGGCCGACTGTCCCTCGTCGGAATCCTCGACGGCCTCGGCGGCTCGCAGGTACTCGACGCCCTCGGCGAGGGCGCGCTCGCGCTCCCGCTCCGGGGCCGCCCGCCAGGCGTCCCAGTCGATCGACCGCAGGTCGTGGAGGACGTACCAGCCCTCCTCGGTCTGCGGCGGCTCTCGTTGCATGCGCTACCCTTGCGGACGCCGGGTTAGGAAAGTTGTCTTTCCACGCTGTGTCGTGTGTCGGCTTCGAGTGATGGGACTTCAATAGACGCAGAGAGCCAGAAAGCCCCGGCACGCTACGCCACCGGAAGACTCGCTCCGCTCGTCTTCCGAGGTGCTCGAAAATCGAAGATTTTCGGCATGACGAGACGGCTTCGCCGTCTCGAACCATCTCGTTCGCTTCGCTCACGAGACTCCCGCGACTCGCTGCGCGCGCTCCTTCTGTCGCGTGCTTGCGTCGCCGGGGTTCGCGTAGCGTGCCGGCCCTTTCAGTCCCACCCAATGCCGGTTGACCAGCCGGCTACGGGCGGGACTGAAAGGGGCGGCTGGCTGAACGACGGCGGACGACGCAAGGACCGCAACGAGCGCAGCGAGTGAGGACCGCAGCGAGTCCCCCGAGTTCAGCCAGCCGGGGCTTTCTGGCTGTTCGTATTCGTAGTCCCTCGCCTCGTGCTGTAACCAACCCCGACTCCGTCCGTACCTAGCGGCACGTGCAAGCGAACGGCTCCCACGGCTCCGGTCCCAAGGGCGGCCGGAGGTCACACACGTGCCAGAACCCGGCGACGTCATCGAGAACCCCGTGACGGGGGAGCGCATCGAGTTCCGAACGGCCCCGAGCGGCAGACGGCAGTCGCTGCACTTCGACTACTACCTGGAGCCGGGCGGCTTCGGCCTCGGCAAGGTGGCCCACGTCCACCCGATACAGGAGGAGGGGTTCGACCTGCAATCGGGGACGCTGGGCGTCCGCGTCGGCGGCGACGAGTGGGAGGCGACGCCGGGGACACGGTTCGCCGTCCCCTGTGAGACGCCCCACACCGTCTGGAACGCGGGGTCCGACGAGGTCCACGCCCACGTGGAGATCAAGCCGGCGCTGTCCATCGGGACGTTCTTCGAGACGATGTACGGGCTCGCGCGGGACGGGAAGACCAACGCCTGGGGTCTGCCGGGACCGCTCCAGCTGGCCGTCGTCGCCGACGCGTTCCGGGAGGAACTGTACCTCGCCGGCCTCCCGAAGCGGCTCCAGCGGGGAGCGGTCGGCCTCCTGGCGTCGATCGGTCGGCAGGAGGGGTACCGTGCCGTCTACCCGCGCTACAGCGATCGCACAGTGCGAATCACCGAAGAGGCCTGACCGTCGGCGACGCTCGGCCCGCTCGACGACGCCGTCGTCGCTACAGCCCGGCCCGCTCGAAGGCCGTTTCGAGGGATTCCATCGTCCGCTCCGCGGCGGCCGCGTCGTCCATCGCCTCCAGGTCGTCGCTGAAGGGCTCGGCCGTTACGGCGCCCTCGTAGCCGATGCGATCGAGGTGGCCGAGGAACGCCGCGACGTCGATCACGCCGGTCTCGGCGGGGAGGCGCCGCTCCGTGTCGATCTGTTCGTCCCGCGGGATCCCCGCGGGCGCGTCGTTGAGGTGGACGTCGACGACGTCCCCGCGCTCCAGCGACTCCAGCGCGTCGATCGATCCGCCCGCCGTGTACCAGTGCCAGCTGTCGAGCTGGAGGCCCACGGTGTCGGAATTGATCGCGTCGCACAGCTCCAGCATCCCCTCTGCGGTGTAGATGAACTCGTGCTCGTGGCCCTCCCGTAGCGTCTCCGGCCCGAGGAACTCCAGGCCGAGTTCGAGGCCGTGGTCGGCCAGAATCTCGGCCGGCCGCCCCAGGCGCCGCCGGTGGAACCGGAAGTTGTCCTCGAAGTCGCGCTCGTCGCTGAACGACCAGACGAAGTGGGTCGCGCAGTCGCAGCCGATCGCCGCGAGGTCGGACGCGACGCCCGCCAGCGCGTCGACGTCGGCCTCGTACTCCGCCTCGTCGCCCGTGACCGCGACGGGGAGGTCGACGCTGCCCGTCCGCAGGCCGTGCTCGTCGAGTACCGCGCGGTACTCGTCGGGCCCGTGGTCGGCGAGGTAGCCCAGGTCGACCTGAATCGCGTCGAAGCCGGCGTCGGCGGCGAGGGCGGCCGCCTCCGGGAACGGGCGGTCGATGCCGACGTCGCCGGGGCCGAGTGAGGTGTCCATCGATCCCGACCACGGCGCGGTGCCTGTTTCATCTTGCCATTCGCCGCCCGTCGCGGGCGGGACGCCGATCGAACGGCCGGGCAGACGCGGGCAGCGCGACGGCAGCGGTACCGATGCCGGCCGCATTCTCCGCGGACGAGGGTGTTTTGACTGGACGTACAGTCAGCCGGGGTATGGCCGATCGCTTCCAGTTCTATCCCCTCTACCTGACGCGGTTCGTCGCCAGTCTCGGGTACATCACCCTCCTGACGCTGCTGCCCACGTACATCGAGACGCTGGGTGCGACGGGGGTGGTGGCCGGCCTGTTCGTCACGGCGCTCGGGGTCGGCCGGACCGTGGCCGTCCTCCCGCTGGGGTGGGCGGCCGACCGCTACGACAAGCGCGCCATCCTCCTGTTCTCGCTGCTGCTCAGCGGCGTCTCCTACGCCCTCTTCACGCTGGTCGACTCCTCGCTGGGGTTCATCGTCGCCCGGACGCTCCAGGGCCTGGGCATGGTCGGCACCGGGATGGTGAGCCTCGCGCTGGTCGGCGACCTCGCCGCGGCCGACGACCGGGCCAACCAGATCGGCAAGTACAACTCCTGGCGGATGGCCGCGGGCGTCGTCGGTACGCTCGGCGCGGGCGTCCTCTACGACTACTACGGGTTCGACCCCATCTTCGCCGTCCTCGTGGTCATGTTCGCGCTCGCGCTCGTCGGCGTCTGGTGGCTCGTCGACAGCGACGACACGACGGTCACCTCCTTCGCCTTCTTCGACCTGGCGCTGAACGACCGGATCCTCACGGTCACGAGCTTCCGGGCGCAGTACGCCGTCTCGGTGACGCTGGTCCGCAACTGGATGCCCATCTTCGTCGGCGTCTCCGTGGCCCGCGGCGGGCTGGCCCTCTCCGCCACCGCCGTGGGCGTGGTCGTCGCCACCGAGAAGTTCACCAACATGCTCGGCCAGCCCTTCGCCGGCCGGCTCTCGGACCGCTACGGCCGCGGCCTGTTCGTGGCGGTCGGGGGCGGCGCGTACGGACTGATCGCGCTGGCCATCCCGCTGGCGCCCGCCGCCGGCGAGTCGCTGGGGCTCGCCGCGACGCTCCCGGTTCTCGGGACGATGCCGGCCGCCTTCTTCGTCGCCGTCGCGCTCAACGGGCTGCTGGGGGTCGCCGACAGCCTCCGCGAGCCGGCCAGCATGGCCCTGTTCGCCGACGAGGGCAAGGGCAGCGGCATCACGAGCAGCTTCGGCATCCGCGGACTGGTCTGGCGGCCCGGCGCCCTGCTCGCGCCGCTCGCGGGCGGGTACCTGATGGACACCGCCGGCATGAACTGGGTGTTCGTCCTCGCCAGCGTCACCGCGCTGACCGGCGTCGCGACGTTCCTCGGCGTCGTCTCGAAGCGGTACGGTCCGCGGGAACTCGCGCGCTGGTAGGCGCGGGCCGCAGCGGAACCGCGACGGTCCCGGCGGTCAGTTGTTGCGGAACAGCTCGTGGTAGAACTCGAGGATGTCGTACTCGTCGACGTCGCCGTCGCCGTTGTAGTCGTACTGCCCGGGGTTCGACTGGATCTCCTCCGATTCGAACTGGTCGGCGAACGCCCGCATGTCGTCGATGTCCTGGTCCCCGTCGCCGTCGACGTCCTCGACGAGGCCGTCGTCGTCCAGGTCGCCCGCGGGACCGGACGGTTCGGGGGTCGACTCGCCGCCGGCCGACTCGCCGCCGGCCGACTCGCTCCCGGACGCGAGGAACTCCTTGATCGTCTCGCCCATGTACTCGCCGCCCAGCAGGTTCCACTCGGCCGGCAGGTCCGAGACGAGGTTTGGGACCTCCTGCTCGGGGTCGTAGGGGTTGTCGAATCCCTCGCCCTCGAAGTCGCGCTCGAACATGCGCGGCGCCCAGATGGGATCGAAGTTCCGGGCCGTCGAGTGGACGGGGCGGGTCGAGAGCCACTCCGTGATGTGCGTGCCGTAGTCGGGGTCGTGCTCGGCCCAGTTGGCCTCGCGGGCGGCCTCCCTGGTGATGGCGCCGCCGACGGCCGCGGGGGCGTCCGGATCGAAGCCCCAGGATGTCAGGACCACGGGCGCGACGTCGTACGCGGGCGTCTCGTCGTCGTAGGACACGCCGTCGCCGTCGTAGTTGACCGGGACGAGGAAGTCGTCGTAGTCTTCGGGCGTGGTCGGGCCGTGCGCCGGGTAGACGTGCAGCGAGTAGCCGACGTTCTCGGCGTCGAACTCCTCGATGACCGCGCCGAACGTCGCCTGCGAGTAGCGAGGCGACCCCATGATCGTCAGGTTATCCGTGTGCGAGCGAATGGTGTCGACCCACGGCTGGGCCGTGTCCAGCCAGTCGCTCCACCAGTCGACCAGCGCCTGGCCGCTGACCCCGTAGTTGGAGTTGCCCCGGGGCGTGTGGAACGGTTCGAAGACGACGTGGTCCTGGTCCGCGTACCGCTCGGCGACGACATCCCAGAGCAACTCGGTCTCCTCGCTCAGCGGCCCGTCCGTCCACGGTCGGTTCGTGTCACGGTGATAGCTGATCAGCGCGTACACGCCCTCGTCCGCGCACTTCTGGACCGCCCCGTCGAGGTGGTCCTCGACGTAGCTCCGGACCTGCGCCTCGTCGAAGGCGACCGGCTCCGGACTATCGCTGTCCGGGTATTCGACGACGTCGGTGGCCTTGATCGGCAGCCGGATCACGTTGGCGTGCCAGCCCTGCTCGGCGTCGGTCGCCAGTTCGATTATCTGGTCGACGGTCTTGCCCCGCGCTCGCTCGGTCACGTCGATCCGCTTCGGGTCCGCGATGGCGACCCCGTGCAGCTCGACTTCCTCGCCGTCGGCGTCGACGATCAGATTGCCGTCCCGCTCCAGTCGCGACGGCGACCGGTCGTCGTGGTCGGCGGCGGCGCTGCCCACTGCCCCGCCACCCAGTCCCACTGCGAGCGCGCCAGCGCCCGCGGCCGTCTGCATGAAGCGTCGCCGCGACGCGGTGGCGTTCGTCCGGGTTCGCGTCCGATCCGTGTCGTCAGTCCGCTCGATGTTGTCTGCCATGTAGTCGGTCTCCTCCCGCAATACCCCCAGTTTCTCCCTGGTAGGTTACCACAACAACCCGCTCCAGCACTAAATATCTAGTTGCTATTCGGATACATGTACCCGGCCCCGTCCCGTACCGCGTCTCGTGGCATCGAAAGCGCCCCTCTCGAACGGTTTCAGGCAGTCTTCGGACGAACCCAATAGTGTATTGTTTGTTATGTTTATGGGGCGCAACTATCGCCTCGCCGTCAGCGGAGACCGGGTCAGTGCTCGATCGGCGCGGACCGTCCGGCCCGGGAGCCCCCCGTCCGGGCAATCTCGAGCACGGTCATCAGGTCCGTCCGCGAGACGAGCCCCGCGAGTCGCCCGTCCGCGTCGGTCACGAGCACCCGACCGACTCCCTCCCGCTGGAGCGCCGACAGCGCCTCGGTCGCCTCGGCGTCGCGGGAGACGGTGACCAGTTCCGTCGACATTACGTCCGCGACCGACCCGTCGCGGTCCTCGGGCGCCCGTTCCTGGACGTCCTCCAGCGTGACGATCCCAGCGAGGCCGTCGTCCGCGAGCACGGGGTAGCCGGTGTGGCGCTCGCGGACCATCCGGTCCAGCAGCTCCGCCAGCGGCGTCTCCGGCGTGACCGTGTCCAGCTCCGCGGCCGGCGTCATGACCTCGCCGACGGTCAGCCCCTCGAAGGCCGCCTCCATGAGGACCTGCCGGGTCTCGCCGGAGGCGGCCACGTAGATGAAGAAGGCGATCAGGACCCAGAAGAGGTTGAAAGCGAGGACGCCCGCCAGGCCGAGCAGCACGGCGAAGCCCTTCCCGACGGCCGCGGCGATGCGGGTAGCCGCCAGCCGCGAGCGATTGCGCGACAGCAGCGCCCGCAGCACGCGCCCGCCGTCCATCGGGAACCCGGGCAGCATGTTGAACGCCGCCAGCGCCACGTTGAGCAGGGCCAGGTAGCCCAGGACGAACAGCGCGGCGGGCGCCGTCTCCGGCAGTGCGAGGACGGCCGCGTAGCCAGCAAGCCCCAGGGCCACGCTGACGGCCGGGCCGGCGACGGCGATGACCAGCTCGTGGCGCCAGTCGTCGGGCAGCTCCGCGAACTGCGCGAGGCCGCCGAGGAACCACAGCGTGATGGACTCGATCGCCAGGCCGTACCGGCGCGCCACCAGCGAGTGGCCCAGTTCGTGCAGCAGGACGCTGACGAACAGGCCGAGGGCGGCGGCCGCCCCGAGCAGCCACGGCCGGGCCCCGCCGGTCAGCGCCGCGACGTCGATCCCCGCGCCGAGGAGCCCGTTGAGCAGCTCCGCCGTCGTCCCCACCTGCGCGCCGATGAGGTAGGCCAGCACCGGCAACACCAGCAGGAACGACGCGCCGAGCTTGATCGGGATGCCGAACAGCGATCCGATGCGGACACTGGCCATACCCCGACTTGGGTCCGGAGGCCTTTCAGCCACCGCCTCGCTTTCGAAGGCGATACCGGCGGCGCTCCGCGGAACTGTCGACGCGGGAACACCTCTTTGCCCGTGGCGGCCGAAGCGTCGGGCGTGTACGACCGCGTGCTCTACCCCACCGACGGCAGCGACGGCGCGGAGGTCGCCACGGCTCACGCCATCGAGGTCGCACGGCGGTTCGAGGCCCCGCTACACGTCCTGTACGTTGTCGACGTCTCGGCCGCCCAGTCGACCGACGCCTACGACAGGGTGCCGCTGGACGCGACCACCGAGGCCCTTGCGGGGGCCGGCGAGGAAATCGTCGACCGCGTCATCGAGCGGGCCGCCGAGTCCGGCGTCGAGGTCGACGGCACCGTCACCGAGGGGACGCCCGCCAGCACAATCGTCGAGTTCGCCGACCGCGACGACGTCATCGTGATGGGCACCCACGGCCGGACCGGACTCGACCGGTACCTCATCGGCAGCACGACCGAGAAGGTCGTCCGGACGGCCGACGTGCCCGTCGTGACCGTCCCGATGACCGAGGCGGAGGTCCCCGACGACGTGCCCGACGCGGCGGACGGAGACGCGACCTGAGACGGAGAGCGCCGACGGGCGATCGAGGCGATACGGCGTCCCGCGCGGCCCGCCGACAGCCGCGACGCGGTGTCTGACGATCGTCTGACGCAGATCCGACTCCCCGGCCGCCATCCATCGATTTTCACTTCCGGGACGGATGGAGGACATATATACTCGACAGTCCCCTGTGCTCGCCCATGATCGAGACGTTGCGCCGGGCCGTCGCCGGCTGCTCCCCGTTCGAGTCGGGGCCGTTCCGCGAGTGTCGACAGTGCGGGACGACCGTCGAGGACGACGAGGACTGTCCCTCCTGCGGCTCCTCGGATATCGCAAAGTACGAGCTCTGAGCAGCGAAGTTCCGACTGCAAGGAGGAACTTCGAGGGCGAGCGGGAGCCGAGCGAAACGAGGCGACACGCGAGCAGGGAAGTCGCGAGCGCAGCGAACGACTTCCTCAAGACCGAACGGCGAGCGGAGCGAGCCGTGAGGTAGCGAGACTGCGAGCGAAGCGAATTTGCTGTGGTCGTCTGTGCGATAGGTTACCCGCCAACACATGTTGAGAGCCCCGCACGAACACTGATAACGCACGTCGTGGGACCTTCCAGTATGAGCGAGCAAACGCCCGCCGTCGACGCGACCCAGATCGGGGCGGCGTCGAGCGACGGCGTCGGGGTCGTCGACGGGGCGGAGTACGCGTACGCGAACGACGCGCTCGCCGCCGTCCACGGACGCGAGCACGGCGGGGATCTGATCGGGCAGGCGTGGGCCGACCTGTACGCGCCCGAGGATCCGTCGGCTCCGGCGCGGGACCTGCTCGACCGGGCGCGGGACGCGGGCGAGTGGTCCGGCAGGGTCAGTGGACGGCGACCCGGCGGTGACGAGGTCCCGCTCGACCTGACGCTCCGGTCGACCGAA of the Halomicrobium salinisoli genome contains:
- a CDS encoding heme-binding protein, giving the protein MQREPPQTEEGWYVLHDLRSIDWDAWRAAPERERERALAEGVEYLRAAEAVEDSDEGQSAVYTVLGADADLMVLHLRPTMADLDAAERRFEQTEFARFTERAESYVSVTEASGYTEKSREYFEGDLDEDSGLAQYIRSRIHPDVPDEEFVCFYPMDKRRQPDQNWYDLPFEERAEHIKRHGEIGREYGGRVKQMIAGSTGLDDWEWGITLWADDMTDIKDLLTRMRFDPSSSKYAEFGPFYVGRRFPPADLPAVLAGERVPTGEGEERAAAASANGTTAADGHAADAGHAGSVHPGSAAEGDHPHGGEAASDDGGAADDGDDEADGDDSDSSGGRPPVGGGDFQEVDDATERLATLGVRPGADYDPGDYGLVFYSDADAEDLADEIEGLRENFDHYDRHVLTGVRAGGGQAAAVSVWTAKEAAETAAGFLGDLPGIDERYGGPLAASDDAGGETDNEAAGTDQGDAADIREQLADEDVYAGQPHGEDVYALALYSEADADDLFDEVAGLRENFDHYDTHVKTAVYGAVDGNRTAVVSLWDTQDAADTAAGFLTDLPEVVGRPDAGDGFGTMGMFYAVKPDYREEFVDTFREVGGLLAEMDGHRETTLLANREDETDMFIASQWDSREDAMEFFRSDEFRETVEWGREVLTDQPRHVFLA
- a CDS encoding cupin domain-containing protein, yielding MPEPGDVIENPVTGERIEFRTAPSGRRQSLHFDYYLEPGGFGLGKVAHVHPIQEEGFDLQSGTLGVRVGGDEWEATPGTRFAVPCETPHTVWNAGSDEVHAHVEIKPALSIGTFFETMYGLARDGKTNAWGLPGPLQLAVVADAFREELYLAGLPKRLQRGAVGLLASIGRQEGYRAVYPRYSDRTVRITEEA
- a CDS encoding sugar phosphate isomerase/epimerase family protein: MDTSLGPGDVGIDRPFPEAAALAADAGFDAIQVDLGYLADHGPDEYRAVLDEHGLRTGSVDLPVAVTGDEAEYEADVDALAGVASDLAAIGCDCATHFVWSFSDERDFEDNFRFHRRRLGRPAEILADHGLELGLEFLGPETLREGHEHEFIYTAEGMLELCDAINSDTVGLQLDSWHWYTAGGSIDALESLERGDVVDVHLNDAPAGIPRDEQIDTERRLPAETGVIDVAAFLGHLDRIGYEGAVTAEPFSDDLEAMDDAAAAERTMESLETAFERAGL
- a CDS encoding MFS transporter, which encodes MADRFQFYPLYLTRFVASLGYITLLTLLPTYIETLGATGVVAGLFVTALGVGRTVAVLPLGWAADRYDKRAILLFSLLLSGVSYALFTLVDSSLGFIVARTLQGLGMVGTGMVSLALVGDLAAADDRANQIGKYNSWRMAAGVVGTLGAGVLYDYYGFDPIFAVLVVMFALALVGVWWLVDSDDTTVTSFAFFDLALNDRILTVTSFRAQYAVSVTLVRNWMPIFVGVSVARGGLALSATAVGVVVATEKFTNMLGQPFAGRLSDRYGRGLFVAVGGGAYGLIALAIPLAPAAGESLGLAATLPVLGTMPAAFFVAVALNGLLGVADSLREPASMALFADEGKGSGITSSFGIRGLVWRPGALLAPLAGGYLMDTAGMNWVFVLASVTALTGVATFLGVVSKRYGPRELARW
- a CDS encoding glycoside hydrolase family 5 protein → MADNIERTDDTDRTRTRTNATASRRRFMQTAAGAGALAVGLGGGAVGSAAADHDDRSPSRLERDGNLIVDADGEEVELHGVAIADPKRIDVTERARGKTVDQIIELATDAEQGWHANVIRLPIKATDVVEYPDSDSPEPVAFDEAQVRSYVEDHLDGAVQKCADEGVYALISYHRDTNRPWTDGPLSEETELLWDVVAERYADQDHVVFEPFHTPRGNSNYGVSGQALVDWWSDWLDTAQPWVDTIRSHTDNLTIMGSPRYSQATFGAVIEEFDAENVGYSLHVYPAHGPTTPEDYDDFLVPVNYDGDGVSYDDETPAYDVAPVVLTSWGFDPDAPAAVGGAITREAAREANWAEHDPDYGTHITEWLSTRPVHSTARNFDPIWAPRMFERDFEGEGFDNPYDPEQEVPNLVSDLPAEWNLLGGEYMGETIKEFLASGSESAGGESAGGESTPEPSGPAGDLDDDGLVEDVDGDGDQDIDDMRAFADQFESEEIQSNPGQYDYNGDGDVDEYDILEFYHELFRNN
- a CDS encoding CBS domain-containing protein, which produces MASVRIGSLFGIPIKLGASFLLVLPVLAYLIGAQVGTTAELLNGLLGAGIDVAALTGGARPWLLGAAAALGLFVSVLLHELGHSLVARRYGLAIESITLWFLGGLAQFAELPDDWRHELVIAVAGPAVSVALGLAGYAAVLALPETAPAALFVLGYLALLNVALAAFNMLPGFPMDGGRVLRALLSRNRSRLAATRIAAAVGKGFAVLLGLAGVLAFNLFWVLIAFFIYVAASGETRQVLMEAAFEGLTVGEVMTPAAELDTVTPETPLAELLDRMVRERHTGYPVLADDGLAGIVTLEDVQERAPEDRDGSVADVMSTELVTVSRDAEATEALSALQREGVGRVLVTDADGRLAGLVSRTDLMTVLEIARTGGSRAGRSAPIEH
- a CDS encoding universal stress protein produces the protein MYDRVLYPTDGSDGAEVATAHAIEVARRFEAPLHVLYVVDVSAAQSTDAYDRVPLDATTEALAGAGEEIVDRVIERAAESGVEVDGTVTEGTPASTIVEFADRDDVIVMGTHGRTGLDRYLIGSTTEKVVRTADVPVVTVPMTEAEVPDDVPDAADGDAT